Within Myceligenerans xiligouense, the genomic segment GACATGGGTGCCGCCTCCCTGCTGGGTGACGCCAGGTGCCGGCGGCGGGACGGGCGGTGGGATCGTCGGCCGCACCGATCCGCTCTCCGGGGGCGGCGGGGTCTGCGGCTCGGCCGACGGCGTGGCACCCGGCACCGGCGGCACCGCGCCGGCGGTCGTCCTGGCCGGTGTTCCGCGCTCGCCCGGCACGGCGACCGTCGCCGGCTCGGCCGATGCGCCGCCCGGCGAGTTGTCCGACGTGTCGTCCGCGTCCTTCATTCCCCGCAGGAACCGCCCGACGAGCAGGCCCGCACCCGCCGAGAGGGCGATGAAGATCCCGGGCCGACGCCGGGCGAAGTTCTCGATCTCGCCGAGGATCGCACCGGGCTCCCGGTCCTCCAGCCAGCGGGCAGCCTGTCCGGACGCGTCGCCGGCGCGTCGCACCAGGTTGCTCGTGTACCCGGGATCCTCGGACGCGCTTGCCATCTGGCCCAGCTCGTCCTCCATCGTGTGCAGACCGTCCGCCAGCCGCTGCTGCTGGGACCGCGCCTGGGAGCTGAGTTCGGAGCGTGTCCGGTCGAGCAGGCCGTGCGTCTGCTGCGCCGCCTCGTGCGCGACATCGCGCACCTTCTCCTTGGCGTCGTTCGCCATGCTCCGGCTCGCATCGGCCGCCTGCGCAGCCGTGTCCGTCAGGCGTTCCTTGGTCGAGCCTGCCCCTGTCTCGGTCGTACCGCTGCCGGACGTGGGGGAGAACTGCGAACCGGAGCCTCCGTCGTACGGTGTACCCGTCGTGCTCATGACCGGTCTCCTGTCGTCGTCGCACCCGGTGCCCGGCCCGGGCGGTCTGCCGACGGAACAGGGTCGCAGCGGACTCGTGTCCCACCCGGCGCCGCTCTGGGCCTTCTTCCAAGGTACGGCGTGGAGCGCCACTCACAACTCGGCGGGTTTCCGCGCGCGTGCGGATATCTCTTGCACGCACGCCGGGCGGCCTGGCCGAGACGCCGACCGGGCTGGTCCGCGGACTTCCGGACGGCGGCGTCGCGCCGGCGCAGGACGCCGCCCCGACGGTAGCCAACTGGGGATACGCCGGTGGCCGATACGGCCCGGTGGTTCGCGCGCTGTTGTGCTGCGGCTGGACGCGGCGTGTCGTCGAACACCTCGACTGCCGTGCCGCATCCGGCCGCGCACGGCGGCGGCTCAGCGCGCGGCGACTCGCTCCGACCGCGTGAGCGCGGCGGCGTCGTCGGCGATCGGGGAGACCGCGCCGCCCAGGGACGGCATCATCGTCGCGAGCCGCGGCTTCCAGTCCTCGTAGCGGTCGGCGAAGCACCGCTCCAGGACGCCGAGCATCGCGGACACCGCGGTGGACGCACCCGGCGAGGCGCCCAGCAGGCCGGCGATCGAGCCGTCCCGCGCGGCGATCACCTCGGTGCCGAACTCCAGGACGCCGCCCTTGCCCTTGACCCACTTGATGACCTGGACGCGCTGGCCGGCGGTGACGGTCTCCCAGTCGCCGGGCCTGGCCGTCGGCATGAACTTCTGCAGCTCGTGGAACTTCGTCTCCGGCGCCGCGGCGACCTGGCCCACCAGGTACCGCGTCAGGTCGAGGTTCTTCAGGCCCGCGCCGAGCATCGAGAAGAGGTTGTGGGCGCGCAGGCTGGTGACCAGGCCGAGGTACTTGCCCTTCTTGAGGTACTTCGGCGAGAACCCGGCGTACGGGCCGAACATCAGGTAGCTCCTGCCGTCCACCACGCGCGTGTCGAGGTGCGGCACGGACATCGGCGGGGCGCCGACCTCGGCCTTGCCGTACACCTTGGCGTGGTGCTCGGCGACGACGTCGGGGCTGGAGGTGCGCAGGAACTCGCCGGAGATCGGGAAGCCGCCGTAGCCACGGATCTCCTTGATGCCCGCGGCCTGGAGCAGCGGCAGCGCGCCACCGCCCGCGCCGACGAACACGAAGCGTGCCGTGACGGTCCGGCCGCGGGTCTCCGCGTTCCAGGTGCGGTCGCGCAGCGAGAGGCGCCAGCGCCCGTCACGCTGCTTCTTCAGGCCGGTGACCTCGTGGTTCGTGTGCAGGTCGGCACCGCGGTCGGTCGCCAGGCCGATGAGCTTGCGGGTGAGGGCGCCGAAGTCGACGTCGGTCCCGGCGGCGGCGCGGGTGGCGGCGACCGGCTCGTCGGTGTCGCGGCCCGTCGTGAGGAGCGGGGCCCACTCGGAGATGACGGCG encodes:
- the mqo gene encoding malate dehydrogenase (quinone) produces the protein MNSPRTPEKPLATDVDVALIGGGIMSATLGALLSVLEPSWRIGIYERLDDVAQESSSPWNNAGTGHAALCELNYTPERKDGSIDISKAVTINEQFETSREFWNHLLTAGLMEGTDFINVTPHMTFVRGEKNVDYLRRRWETLREHPLFEDLEFTDDRAVISEWAPLLTTGRDTDEPVAATRAAAGTDVDFGALTRKLIGLATDRGADLHTNHEVTGLKKQRDGRWRLSLRDRTWNAETRGRTVTARFVFVGAGGGALPLLQAAGIKEIRGYGGFPISGEFLRTSSPDVVAEHHAKVYGKAEVGAPPMSVPHLDTRVVDGRSYLMFGPYAGFSPKYLKKGKYLGLVTSLRAHNLFSMLGAGLKNLDLTRYLVGQVAAAPETKFHELQKFMPTARPGDWETVTAGQRVQVIKWVKGKGGVLEFGTEVIAARDGSIAGLLGASPGASTAVSAMLGVLERCFADRYEDWKPRLATMMPSLGGAVSPIADDAAALTRSERVAAR